From one Flavobacterium sp. N502536 genomic stretch:
- a CDS encoding alpha/beta fold hydrolase: protein MPVITVNHKKVHVQELNKDAEDTVVLIHGMFSNLSIYYFNIAPILAQHFHVVMYDLKSHGRSERVLEGYDLKTMASDLIAMMDYLQIKKAKLVGYSFGGLIALQTALIAPDRLEQLVVIEAPDPQDEKARDVIEAYSKEFLEHYVANFTDTTKVKMGKRQLEKNHRLYEFLFNQTSIKADMVKEKHFLHQLAISNLPLSTLLLYGSTSNCKPTGEWLQSKIGTAELKLIDGDHNIPIQDPIQIAEIIVQFLTNPLLQNYG from the coding sequence ATGCCAGTAATTACGGTTAATCATAAAAAAGTTCACGTACAGGAACTAAATAAAGATGCCGAAGATACCGTGGTACTGATCCACGGTATGTTCAGTAATCTTTCTATTTATTATTTCAATATTGCTCCCATTTTGGCGCAGCATTTTCATGTGGTCATGTACGATCTAAAAAGTCATGGCAGGAGTGAGCGCGTATTAGAAGGATACGATTTAAAAACTATGGCATCCGATTTAATCGCCATGATGGATTACCTCCAAATCAAAAAAGCAAAACTTGTGGGTTATAGTTTTGGGGGACTTATTGCGCTCCAAACGGCATTGATAGCCCCTGACCGCTTAGAGCAATTGGTGGTCATCGAAGCACCGGATCCACAAGATGAAAAAGCGCGAGATGTTATCGAAGCGTATAGCAAGGAATTTCTCGAACATTACGTAGCCAATTTTACAGACACCACAAAAGTAAAGATGGGAAAAAGACAGCTGGAAAAAAACCATCGGTTGTACGAGTTTTTATTTAACCAAACCAGCATCAAAGCGGATATGGTTAAAGAAAAGCATTTTCTGCATCAGCTTGCTATTTCCAACTTACCCCTATCCACCCTGTTGTTATATGGATCGACTTCCAATTGCAAACCAACAGGAGAATGGTTGCAATCTAAAATCGGTACAGCCGAGCTAAAACTCATTGATGGAGATCACAATATTCCCATTCAGGACCCCATTCAGATAGCAGAAATTATTGTTCAATTTTTAACTAACCCTTTATTACAAAACTATGGCTAA
- a CDS encoding acyl carrier protein, with protein sequence MDTLNTTLKRNHEELFTLLKGFITEIIGEEFVEEMDITPNSSFTKDLEMDSIEIVSFSEKIKTHFGDQIDFTGWLSAMDLDQLINLDLNNIINYIYECQ encoded by the coding sequence ATGGACACTTTAAACACGACATTAAAAAGGAATCATGAGGAGTTATTTACCCTTTTAAAGGGTTTTATTACAGAAATTATCGGTGAAGAATTTGTAGAAGAGATGGATATCACGCCAAACAGTTCGTTCACTAAAGATCTGGAAATGGACAGTATAGAGATTGTTTCTTTTTCAGAAAAAATCAAAACACACTTTGGTGATCAAATTGATTTCACGGGTTGGCTGTCTGCTATGGATTTGGATCAACTGATCAATCTTGATCTGAATAACATCATCAATTATATCTACGAATGCCAGTAA
- a CDS encoding condensation domain-containing protein: MKRRLLFGERMLLGEGKDPFHVVIPFRLRGVFAEKDIQYALGRLQEKHPWLRACIHLDEQNVPWFEVSKRTNPIPIRIVDQKSEEDWQQEAMQEWQTPFDYKNKPLIRLVWIKGNDCSDMLLVFHHCLCDGGAAMTLIHEFLKVLDDPTAEIGTENPILGIHDVVPAPILTNNRQRFKAKMIGRLATFAIKCIPVGKKAIDRQTDYLIHWKLDPGTSQQLISHCKSLEITVNTFLSAIVLDTFKKVRGNKAFNKISCPVDIRRFAPQVKDDHIFAFGLMIVMSSNPKLDFLDNLRVMQNDVDRKTAKLNPYIVLMVMESAHNALNNFTKLLKRGKSSNDCMFSNLGRIQIPHQYQSFTVEAIISPTVIGPLGNTTTILTSTYQGVMDFTFMGSEGYLPYHEALAIRDEIIDSIKRRLNYQAAS, encoded by the coding sequence ATGAAAAGAAGATTGTTATTTGGAGAGCGCATGTTATTGGGCGAAGGAAAAGATCCCTTCCATGTCGTTATTCCTTTTCGACTACGCGGTGTATTTGCCGAAAAAGACATTCAGTATGCTTTAGGCAGACTTCAGGAAAAACATCCCTGGTTACGGGCATGCATCCATCTCGATGAGCAGAATGTTCCATGGTTTGAAGTGTCCAAACGAACCAATCCCATTCCGATCCGTATAGTGGATCAAAAAAGCGAAGAGGACTGGCAACAAGAAGCTATGCAGGAATGGCAGACACCCTTTGATTATAAAAATAAACCTTTGATCCGCCTGGTGTGGATCAAAGGAAACGATTGCTCCGATATGTTGCTTGTCTTCCATCACTGTCTTTGTGATGGCGGCGCTGCGATGACTTTAATTCATGAATTTTTAAAAGTATTGGATGATCCGACAGCAGAGATAGGCACCGAAAATCCGATTCTAGGTATTCATGACGTTGTTCCTGCCCCAATTTTAACAAATAACAGGCAAAGGTTTAAAGCAAAAATGATTGGCCGATTGGCAACATTTGCGATCAAATGCATTCCCGTTGGCAAAAAAGCAATTGATCGACAAACCGACTATTTGATTCATTGGAAACTAGACCCTGGCACGAGTCAGCAGCTAATTTCTCACTGCAAATCACTAGAAATTACGGTCAATACTTTTTTAAGTGCTATCGTACTGGACACCTTTAAAAAAGTACGAGGAAACAAAGCCTTTAATAAGATTTCCTGTCCGGTAGATATCAGACGTTTCGCTCCACAGGTCAAAGACGATCATATTTTCGCCTTCGGTTTGATGATCGTCATGTCATCCAATCCCAAACTCGATTTCTTAGACAATTTACGTGTGATGCAAAATGATGTAGACCGCAAAACAGCCAAACTTAATCCCTATATCGTCCTGATGGTTATGGAATCTGCCCATAATGCATTAAACAATTTTACAAAGCTTCTAAAACGGGGCAAGTCGTCCAATGATTGTATGTTTTCCAACCTCGGCCGTATTCAGATACCTCATCAATACCAATCCTTTACCGTGGAAGCTATTATAAGTCCAACCGTCATTGGACCATTGGGCAATACAACAACCATACTCACCTCTACTTATCAAGGTGTTATGGACTTCACCTTTATGGGAAGCGAAGGGTATTTGCCTTATCACGAAGCCTTAGCCATTCGTGATGAAATAATTGATTCTATTAAACGCCGACTAAATTATCAAGCAGCCTCATGA
- a CDS encoding oxidoreductase encodes MKITHLLSASLLLLLFTCNKKENLKSAQSGLAENTQVETDSIPKGEEAGLKKENINLFTLTPKDSSDVAFVSLSDIYPVNDEKDTLVLPNIEKLGKYDAQYFTFDKSYRKRFLSKTNISETDSVFIFDYAKRKLVSFVVKNLKTAAMLNGYSSEGDWPYHNYDFMIGFEINKKYLNGFSDYFRGAVVYVGKENPFSKEGLKPMDWKKVSSKEYPSKPMKSEDRALLKNKLTGNTYAFKTADYQYFLQDYLDTNKTIYGRRLLVADAKTKAIIIEKLYSQSEGTSPAPLNYEEGDNEVNQWAGKLFKNKPAVVFGFEYFSFGCPEISIIDKSNEEIFIQCDNRH; translated from the coding sequence ATGAAAATAACCCACCTCTTGTCTGCCTCCTTACTGCTTTTACTTTTTACTTGCAATAAAAAAGAAAACCTTAAAAGTGCCCAATCGGGTTTAGCTGAAAATACTCAGGTTGAAACCGATTCCATACCAAAAGGAGAAGAAGCAGGGCTCAAAAAGGAAAATATTAATTTATTCACTTTAACTCCGAAAGACAGCAGTGATGTTGCTTTTGTTTCGCTTTCGGATATTTATCCTGTGAATGATGAAAAAGACACGCTTGTTTTACCTAACATCGAAAAACTAGGAAAGTACGACGCTCAGTATTTTACCTTTGATAAAAGCTACCGAAAAAGATTTTTATCTAAAACCAATATATCCGAAACTGATTCTGTTTTTATATTCGATTATGCGAAGCGTAAATTGGTTTCGTTTGTTGTGAAAAACCTGAAAACTGCTGCTATGTTAAATGGGTATTCTTCAGAGGGAGATTGGCCGTATCACAACTATGATTTTATGATCGGATTTGAAATCAATAAGAAATATTTAAACGGATTCAGTGACTATTTTAGAGGTGCAGTCGTATATGTGGGTAAAGAAAATCCATTTTCGAAAGAAGGTTTAAAGCCAATGGACTGGAAAAAAGTTAGCAGTAAAGAATATCCGTCAAAACCAATGAAAAGTGAAGATCGTGCTTTGTTGAAAAACAAGTTAACAGGTAATACTTACGCGTTTAAAACAGCCGATTATCAGTATTTTTTGCAAGACTATTTAGATACTAATAAAACAATTTATGGCAGACGTCTTTTAGTGGCTGATGCTAAAACGAAAGCCATCATCATTGAAAAGCTTTACAGTCAAAGTGAAGGTACTTCTCCCGCTCCTTTGAATTATGAAGAGGGGGACAACGAAGTTAATCAGTGGGCCGGAAAGCTTTTTAAAAATAAACCAGCTGTTGTTTTTGGGTTTGAATATTTTTCTTTTGGATGTCCGGAAATTTCAATTATTGACAAATCAAATGAAGAGATTTTTATTCAATGTGACAATCGTCATTAA
- a CDS encoding glycosyltransferase has product MSIGAELLERGHEVAWISLDQNLNAKLPEGGQLLLIQYDQTDEEKRESEQYLDIISKKIVYGIDSIKFLYEEVLIPLNRHCYRGIVKLLEAYEPDLVIGDHQLFAAAIAAKKVNRPYATTVTAPAAIKIVSELPKVHEWEEKQIIALQEELGVQENRSLDCSELLTLVLTSPYFFGEMDLASNYKFTGPVITERRLACSFDWEQLKSNPGKKILVSIGTTFDHEHKKAFFQKVIDAFQDEELTVVVVSDPALFDQWPENFMVYSQIPQLDLLPHLDAVVCHGGHNTVSEALSQGLPLVVIPIAYDQSHVAGRVVRTGAGERLNFNRFKANHLRNSVHTILNQPQYREAALKVRQSFIEAGGTKTAADLLEQAIAPAQSAVETPAKFLVVVPPFFGHISPTLSIGASLLARGHEVKWFGITPLADEHIPTGGSYIYPEKDLIPFQDELKRILKRQDDGPSCSGPEVMKLALEETYVPFAKMMMPGLETLLGHWQPDVIINDCITFGGALFAHKHRIPVVTTTPVPPDVMGDTEKSSPKIFEWQQNLIKGLQKEVGIFDEGIFIHSHQLNLVFTSQAFAGFETVPSHMKFVGPVKGRPNNSPFDWERLAASTTPKIFVSLGTLLVDIRKAFFGKLIEAFADQPVTIIAATPPEIFEKWPDNFIVNGFVPQSTLMPHMDMVICHGGFNTVNDTFTNGLPMLITPIAYDHFHTAKLIEQAGCGISIRYKRLRIEALRETVFELLENPKYRNAAKEVQTAFLTAGGNDQAVALLEDFVKQERSVLATL; this is encoded by the coding sequence TTGAGCATTGGCGCCGAACTTTTAGAAAGAGGACATGAAGTAGCGTGGATCAGTCTTGACCAAAATTTAAACGCCAAACTTCCTGAAGGCGGACAACTGTTGCTTATTCAATACGATCAGACAGACGAAGAAAAAAGAGAGAGCGAACAATACCTGGATATCATTTCAAAAAAGATTGTTTACGGCATTGATAGCATCAAGTTTTTATACGAAGAAGTACTGATTCCTTTAAACAGACATTGTTACAGAGGAATCGTTAAGCTCCTCGAAGCTTATGAACCCGATTTAGTCATTGGCGATCATCAATTATTTGCTGCGGCAATTGCAGCAAAAAAAGTGAATCGCCCGTATGCGACCACTGTAACAGCCCCCGCAGCAATCAAAATTGTCAGTGAGCTGCCGAAGGTACATGAATGGGAAGAAAAGCAGATCATAGCGCTGCAGGAAGAACTTGGTGTACAGGAAAACCGATCACTGGATTGTTCGGAGCTACTCACTTTGGTGTTAACCTCCCCCTATTTCTTTGGAGAAATGGATCTCGCTTCCAACTATAAATTTACGGGTCCGGTAATAACAGAACGCCGTTTAGCCTGTTCTTTCGATTGGGAGCAACTGAAAAGTAATCCAGGGAAAAAAATCTTAGTCAGTATTGGTACCACATTCGACCACGAACATAAAAAAGCATTTTTTCAAAAGGTAATCGACGCTTTTCAGGACGAAGAACTGACGGTTGTCGTTGTTTCAGATCCGGCTCTATTTGATCAATGGCCCGAGAATTTTATGGTCTATTCGCAAATCCCACAATTGGATTTGCTGCCACATTTAGATGCTGTCGTATGCCATGGCGGACACAATACGGTCTCAGAAGCCCTTTCACAGGGTCTGCCGCTCGTTGTTATTCCAATTGCATATGATCAATCACATGTTGCGGGACGTGTTGTACGTACCGGTGCAGGTGAACGTCTCAATTTTAACCGATTTAAAGCCAATCACCTCAGAAATAGCGTTCATACTATCCTGAATCAGCCACAATACCGTGAAGCTGCCCTCAAAGTTCGTCAATCTTTTATAGAAGCAGGCGGAACGAAAACCGCAGCAGATCTATTGGAACAGGCCATAGCTCCTGCCCAGTCGGCTGTTGAAACTCCGGCCAAATTTCTCGTTGTTGTCCCTCCCTTTTTTGGACATATCAGTCCAACATTAAGTATAGGTGCCAGTTTATTGGCCCGTGGTCACGAAGTCAAATGGTTTGGTATTACGCCATTGGCGGACGAACATATTCCAACGGGAGGAAGTTATATCTATCCCGAGAAGGATCTTATCCCCTTTCAGGACGAACTTAAGCGCATCTTAAAACGACAAGATGACGGCCCTTCTTGTTCCGGACCGGAAGTCATGAAATTAGCCCTCGAAGAAACCTATGTTCCCTTTGCCAAAATGATGATGCCGGGATTGGAAACACTACTTGGTCACTGGCAACCTGATGTCATCATCAATGATTGTATCACTTTTGGCGGAGCTTTATTTGCCCATAAACATCGTATACCCGTTGTCACCACAACCCCTGTACCACCGGATGTGATGGGGGACACAGAGAAAAGTTCGCCTAAAATATTTGAATGGCAGCAAAACCTAATCAAAGGGTTACAAAAAGAAGTGGGTATTTTTGATGAGGGTATCTTTATACATTCTCATCAATTAAATCTGGTGTTCACCTCGCAGGCCTTTGCAGGTTTTGAAACCGTTCCCTCACACATGAAATTTGTAGGGCCGGTAAAAGGCCGTCCCAACAATAGTCCTTTTGACTGGGAACGATTGGCAGCCAGCACAACGCCCAAAATATTTGTGTCATTGGGTACTTTATTAGTAGATATCCGTAAAGCATTTTTCGGTAAACTCATTGAAGCCTTTGCAGACCAACCCGTTACTATAATTGCCGCGACACCGCCCGAAATATTTGAAAAATGGCCCGATAACTTTATCGTAAATGGTTTTGTCCCACAGTCAACTTTGATGCCTCATATGGATATGGTGATCTGTCACGGCGGTTTTAATACTGTGAACGACACCTTTACCAATGGTTTGCCTATGTTGATTACCCCGATTGCTTACGATCACTTCCATACCGCGAAGCTGATCGAACAGGCCGGCTGTGGAATCAGCATCCGATACAAACGACTTCGAATAGAAGCGCTGAGAGAGACCGTCTTTGAACTGTTGGAAAACCCTAAATACAGAAATGCCGCCAAAGAAGTTCAGACCGCTTTCCTAACCGCAGGTGGTAATGATCAGGCGGTTGCCTTATTGGAAGATTTTGTAAAACAAGAACGTTCTGTACTAGCTACACTATAA
- a CDS encoding condensation domain-containing protein: protein MIKRKLLLVERIMYIDATTPLNCVFTAKIKGEISKEQIEIALAKIQKKHPLLRAAIDLQDKQHPVFVVKENIKPIPLRIVKRQTDTHWLEESEQEWYRPFKEEDSPLAQLVWIKGEELSELLWVSPHCICDGTSMVSLMQELLALIDDPTLDLEPYPLFQSVNHFLSPQFDLQKKERKAKLFLLLGKCFFLLQRKNKKRNLGKNYAIHWKLDPADSAVVTQKCKDNGISVHAILCTAFMQAFQDVQGKSAKEKVISPIDIRHFIPEIKKDHMFAFAPTIELSLKKKTPQALDQAKQIKKELTQKIEKMDARELLWMGEQMHPLAHRMIALLKSSRGAHDLTLSNMGNLQIQNTYNNFILEDIFSPTVAFPWLNSNTLVTTSYRNQMDFTLMSNQDFLPKQEALKIKDKAIELLTLSL from the coding sequence ATGATCAAACGAAAACTCTTATTAGTGGAACGAATCATGTATATTGATGCCACTACACCTTTAAACTGTGTATTTACTGCAAAAATCAAAGGTGAAATTTCGAAGGAACAAATCGAAATTGCCTTAGCAAAAATCCAAAAGAAACACCCGCTGCTTCGTGCAGCAATTGACTTACAGGATAAGCAACATCCTGTTTTTGTCGTCAAAGAAAACATAAAACCGATTCCGCTTCGGATCGTAAAACGTCAAACCGATACCCATTGGCTGGAGGAATCTGAGCAGGAATGGTACAGGCCGTTTAAAGAGGAAGACTCCCCTTTGGCACAATTGGTATGGATCAAAGGAGAAGAATTGTCCGAACTGTTATGGGTATCGCCACATTGCATCTGCGATGGAACGAGCATGGTAAGTTTGATGCAGGAATTACTTGCTTTAATAGATGATCCGACTCTTGATTTAGAACCTTATCCATTGTTCCAATCGGTAAATCATTTTTTATCGCCACAGTTTGATCTTCAAAAAAAAGAACGCAAAGCAAAGCTATTTTTACTGCTGGGAAAATGCTTCTTTTTGCTGCAGCGGAAAAATAAAAAAAGAAATCTCGGAAAAAATTATGCCATTCACTGGAAATTAGATCCGGCAGACTCAGCTGTTGTCACGCAGAAATGTAAAGACAATGGTATTTCGGTACATGCCATTCTGTGCACAGCATTTATGCAGGCTTTTCAGGACGTGCAAGGTAAATCAGCAAAAGAAAAAGTAATTAGTCCGATAGATATCCGCCATTTTATTCCTGAAATCAAAAAGGATCATATGTTTGCCTTTGCCCCAACCATAGAACTGTCCTTAAAAAAGAAAACTCCTCAGGCACTGGATCAGGCGAAACAAATCAAAAAGGAGCTTACTCAAAAAATAGAAAAAATGGACGCCCGGGAATTGTTATGGATGGGAGAACAAATGCACCCGCTAGCCCATCGTATGATTGCGCTGCTAAAATCAAGTCGGGGCGCACACGATCTGACGCTTTCTAATATGGGGAACCTTCAAATTCAAAATACTTACAACAATTTCATTCTGGAAGATATTTTTAGTCCGACAGTAGCATTTCCGTGGTTAAATTCAAACACTTTAGTTACGACCAGCTATCGCAATCAAATGGACTTTACGTTGATGTCTAATCAGGATTTCCTGCCGAAACAAGAAGCCTTAAAAATTAAAGATAAGGCCATCGAGTTGTTGACTTTATCCCTATAA